A single window of Natrinema sp. CBA1119 DNA harbors:
- a CDS encoding Cdc6/Cdc18 family protein, whose translation MAEEPSQLSDFDGRYEDPADDPLFDFDEDDPNRANIFARKELLKVGHVPESGRIVGRDGEIKAVAAELRPIVRGDPPNNVIIYGKTGTGKSLVSRHVTERARRAAESNGVSVGTVYVDCAQHNTQTRVARTVTRSLNETDETNFDIPRAGIGSGEYYDYLWEILDTTYESVIIILDEVDRLDDDDILMQLSRARESGKADCHLGVIAVSNKIEYRDQLNERVKSSLREEEFVFQPYDANQLREIMTHRRDAFHDGVLSDDVIPLTAALAAQEHGDARKAIEILRHAGELAERENVDTVVEEHVRDAQEWAEIDRFEELLRGSTTQVKFILYSLALLTEENPNEDGFSTNRTYERYQTTTEKADAKTLSEHRVYELLKEQAFLGVVESTRTGGGRGEGSYLEHRLVQDTGIVLKSVLRDSRLEDLA comes from the coding sequence ATGGCTGAGGAACCGTCCCAACTCTCTGACTTCGACGGCCGCTATGAGGATCCCGCCGACGATCCCCTCTTTGACTTTGATGAAGACGACCCCAACCGAGCCAACATTTTCGCTCGAAAGGAGCTGCTGAAGGTTGGCCACGTCCCTGAAAGCGGCCGTATCGTCGGCCGGGATGGCGAGATCAAGGCCGTTGCTGCTGAACTCAGACCGATCGTCCGTGGCGATCCGCCCAACAACGTGATTATTTACGGCAAAACGGGAACCGGGAAGTCGCTCGTTTCCCGTCACGTCACCGAACGAGCTCGCCGAGCCGCGGAGTCGAACGGTGTGTCCGTCGGCACGGTCTACGTCGACTGCGCGCAGCACAACACACAGACACGCGTCGCGAGGACGGTGACTCGTTCACTCAACGAGACGGACGAGACTAACTTTGATATTCCACGCGCAGGGATTGGCAGCGGTGAATACTACGACTATCTCTGGGAGATTCTGGATACTACCTACGAGTCGGTCATCATCATTCTCGACGAGGTGGACCGACTCGATGACGATGATATTCTTATGCAGCTCTCGCGGGCTCGCGAATCGGGGAAAGCGGATTGCCACCTGGGCGTCATCGCAGTCAGCAACAAAATCGAGTATCGCGACCAGCTGAACGAACGCGTCAAGTCCAGTCTTCGCGAGGAGGAGTTTGTCTTCCAACCCTACGACGCGAATCAACTGCGCGAGATTATGACGCACCGACGGGACGCGTTCCACGATGGCGTTCTATCTGATGATGTGATTCCGCTGACGGCGGCACTAGCCGCTCAAGAACACGGTGACGCCAGAAAGGCAATCGAAATTCTTCGTCACGCCGGCGAACTAGCCGAGCGAGAAAACGTCGATACAGTCGTCGAGGAACACGTTCGCGATGCCCAGGAGTGGGCTGAAATCGATCGGTTCGAGGAGCTTCTCCGTGGATCGACGACACAGGTCAAATTCATCCTCTATTCTCTCGCGCTGCTCACCGAAGAGAATCCAAACGAGGACGGGTTTTCGACCAACCGGACTTATGAACGGTATCAGACGACGACAGAGAAGGCTGACGCGAAGACTCTCAGCGAGCACCGCGTCTACGAGCTGTTGAAAGAGCAGGCGTTCCTCGGCGTCGTTGAATCAACTCGGACCGGGGGTGGCCGGGGTGAAGGCAGTTATCTCGAGCACCGGCTGGTTCAGGACACGGGTATCGTGTTGAAATCTGTCCTCCGGGACAGTCGGCTGGAAGACTTGGCCTAG
- a CDS encoding MarR family transcriptional regulator — MSTDLGTAEAMESRELVHFVTQQTRFALINNILQHPEQLPSMYELKELNPSVSDATVYKHIQKLIDAGIVKEVALDDDQRRQGYPWKFYGLTEEGREFLEEHNLLAAEETLQQIYDTISDKPEKMVKYENAPRPDGV, encoded by the coding sequence ATGAGCACCGACCTGGGAACTGCTGAGGCGATGGAATCCCGCGAGCTCGTCCACTTCGTCACCCAACAGACGCGGTTCGCGCTGATCAACAACATCCTCCAGCACCCCGAGCAGTTACCCTCGATGTACGAGCTCAAGGAGCTCAACCCCAGCGTGAGTGATGCCACCGTCTACAAGCACATCCAGAAGCTCATCGACGCCGGCATCGTCAAAGAGGTCGCCCTGGACGACGACCAGCGCCGACAGGGCTACCCCTGGAAGTTCTACGGACTCACGGAGGAGGGACGGGAGTTCCTGGAGGAACACAACCTGCTCGCCGCTGAAGAGACGCTCCAGCAGATCTACGACACCATTTCCGACAAGCCCGAGAAGATGGTCAAGTACGAAAACGCCCCCCGTCCGGATGGCGTCTAA